From the Lathyrus oleraceus cultivar Zhongwan6 chromosome 4, CAAS_Psat_ZW6_1.0, whole genome shotgun sequence genome, one window contains:
- the LOC127075562 gene encoding MLP-like protein 43 encodes MVLSGKLITELGIKTPAEKFYKLFAAELHEAQVICERVHHTKLHEGEDWHDTATVKHWTYVIDGEVHTCYDTLEEVDEQNKKNTWKLFGGDIDKHYKSFKLTLQVIDKAEDGTAVAKWTVEFEKINEDIHPPNGWMDYISQCTRDVDAHLSKARAARKD; translated from the exons ATGGTGCTCTCTGGTAAGCTTATTACTGAACTTGGTATCAAAACACCCGCTGAAAAGTTCTATAAACTATTCGCGGCAGAACTTCACGAAGCGCAAGTCATTTGTGAAAGAGTTCATCATACCAAACTGCATGAAGGTGAAGACTGGCATGACACTGCTACAGTTAAACACTGGACTTATGTCATAG ATGGTGAGGTACACACATGCTACGATACTCTTGAAGAAGTTGATGAACAGAACAAAAAAAACACTTGGAAGCTATTTGGTGGAGATATTGATAAGCACTATAAGTCCTTTAAGCTCACCCTTCAAGTAATTGATAAGGCTGAAGATGGCACTGCTGTTGCTAAATGGACCGTTGAATTTGAGAAAATCAACGAGGATATTCATCCTCCAAATGGATGGATGGACTACATTAGCCAATGCACTAGAGATGTTGATGCGCATCTTTCCAAGGCAAGGGCCGCTCGAAAAGATTAA